AAGCAAAGCTGAGCTAGTGAACTATCAGCAAACACAATTCGAACATCGAAGAAAGTGGAAGTCTACTAAGCTTTAATAATCtttcatacaaacaaacaaatatacatacataaacaaaatGAACTTCAACAAGATTTTCGTTCTTCTGGCTGTCTTCGTCGCCGTCTTTGCTGGACAAACTGAGGCGGGATGGTTGAAAAAAATTGGCAAGAAAATTGTAAGTTAGACAAAGTAATTCAAGACTAAACTATATGTACTAACTAATCTCAATTTCATTCCTACATTTCAGGAGCGCGTTGGTCAACATACACGAGATGCCACCATCCAGACTGTTGCTGTGGCTCAGCAGGCAGCCAATGTTGCGGCAACGTTGAAGGGTTAACTGAATCTGTACGGAAGATCTAAATAACATATGTGCACCTAATTTAAgactaatatttatttatttagcaaacTGTGTGACTGATTTCTggatattgaaataaaagtatttgaataaaactaaattttaccgAAAAGTTTTAGTTAATATTATCTAAACTTTGGTTATAGGAttctaagaaaaaaaacaacttccTCTTAGGATACGAACAATTTCGATGTATTTGTTGACTAATTTTTTATTCTGCTAGTATTATTATACTCAAAGCAGGTTAAAGGTATTTCTTATGAAATGTCGGAAGTCATTAAGGTGCTCCATAAAAACATTAACAAGGATAAAAGAACTAATATTTCTATAACACACATAAGCTGTCTATTAACGTAGCAATATTTTCATCCTTCTCCTCAATCTCATCAAAGCATATATTCAAATCTCGTCAATATCAAAGCCTTAGAAACcaaaattcaattattaaatGGTTTTTGTTTAGTTGAAAGATGTTACCAAGGGTTATTTCAGCGAGTGTTTCCCAATAAGACCTACACAatttccaacaacaaaagtttGGAAAAAAGGTTTACCAATCTAAAGACAACATAAACGAAAAGATATGAAACTGTGTTTAAAAGGAATAACCTAATACTaagaaatataatgaaaatgacGATTCACCAATAATTTGTGAATGAAAGGCAGATCGATTACCTTTTGCCTTTACctttttaaaaagtttgtttGTGGATGCGTTCATAGATGTAGTTATAgatttgtatttacaaaaatatttatgaatgaaaCAGAGCTGAGCTAATTACACAATTTGTTTacgtttttataaaatgtaCTATGCAAACATTCATGCATGCAACAGATGGGTCACGATAATTCGagtgattttttatttccgaatCACAAGGCGGAAATAACCGAACGTTTTATTTGCGTGTGgttttcatttgttgttgctagaTGATGGGAACCCAGCTGCAAATAGAAATTCCCTCCAAAAACACTGATTAATAAGCAGCTCTTTCCCGAGCTCTAGAGATTGACTTCTAATGGGAAGAAATGTATCAAGCATTGTTTATTAAATGATGCCGGACAAAGACAAGCAGGTTACTGAGAGATTTCATCAAGccataata
The DNA window shown above is from Bactrocera tryoni isolate S06 unplaced genomic scaffold, CSIRO_BtryS06_freeze2 contig_12892, whole genome shotgun sequence and carries:
- the LOC120779292 gene encoding cecropin-1-like; translation: MNFNKIFVLLAVFVAVFAGQTEAGWLKKIGKKIERVGQHTRDATIQTVAVAQQAANVAATLKG